A genomic region of Metopolophium dirhodum isolate CAU chromosome 1, ASM1992520v1, whole genome shotgun sequence contains the following coding sequences:
- the LOC132934102 gene encoding chitin deacetylase 1 isoform X2, with protein sequence MTGKAALAVALLMCLSQAIDNCNGFMTPREKRQADEGDEQSVDELCKNRPADEYFRLSTEGDCRDVVRCTKAGIKQITCPSGLAFDVDKQTCDWKGKVTNCNRLDKPRKALPNLKTDEPVCPKDQLQCGNGECINKDLFCNDRPDCKDESDENACSVETDPNRAPDCDPNQCVLPDCFCSADGTRIPGGLEPSQVPQLITITFNGAVNVDNMDLYEEIFNNSLPNRMNPNGCSIKGTFFVSHKYSNYAFIQELHRKGHEIAVFSLTHKDDPKYWTGGSYDDWLAEMAGARLITERFANISDGSIVGIRAPYLRVGGNKQFQMMEHQFFVYDASITASLGRVPIWPYTLFFRMPHKCNGNAQNCPSRSHPVWEMVMNELDRRDDPTFDESLPGCHMVDSCSNIQTGEQFGRLLRHNFNRHFSTNRAPLGLHFHASWLKSKREFKDELIKFIEEMLKRNDVYFVNMLQVIQWMQTPTELDNMRDFTEWKDENSKCDVKGQPFCSLSNPCPLTTRELPGETIRLFTCMECPNYYPWILDPTGDGFSTRRKRNIHLNFKNKNHYA encoded by the exons ATGACGGGAAAAGCTGCTCTGGCCGTCGCGCTCCTGATGTGCCTGTCGCAGGCCATTGACaact GCAATGGGTTTATGACACCAAGAGAGAAACGTCAAGCTGACGAAGGTGACGAACAATCAGTAGATGAACTGTGTAAAAACCGACCAGCTGATGAGTACTTTCGTTTGTCCACCGAAGGTGACTGTAGAGACGTCGTAAG GTGCACTAAAGCCGGTATAAAACAAATCACTTGCCCATCTGGTTTGGCATTCGACGTAGATAAGCAGACGTGTGATTGGAAGGGTAAAGTCACCAACTGTAACCGTTTGGACA AACCCAGAAAAGCTTTACCTAATTTGAAAACAGACGAACCAGTGTGTCCAAAGGACCAACTACAATGTGGTAACGGTGAATGTATAAACAAAGATCTTTTCTGTAATGACAGACCCGACTGCAAGGACGAGTCTGATGAAAACGCTTGCA GCGTGGAAACTGACCCGAACCGTGCGCCAGATTGTGATCCGAACCAATGTGTGTTGCCTGATTGCTTCTGCTCGGCCGACGGTACCAGAATACCCGGTGGATTGGAACCTAGTcag gtacctcagtTGATCACTATTACATTCAACGGTGCCGTGAATGTTGACAACATGGATTTGTACGAAGAGATTTTCAATAACTCTTTGCCAAACCGAATGAACCCCAACGGTTGTTCCATCAAAGGAACGTTCTTCGTGTCGCACAAATACAGCAATTATGCATTCATACAAGAATTGCACCGCAAAGGACACGAGATCGCCGTATTCTCATTGACACACAAAGATGATCCGAAATACTGGACCGGTGGATCTTACGACGATTGGTTAGCCGAGATGGCCGGAGCCAGACTCATTACAGAAAG ATTCGCAAACATCTCTGACGGTTCGATCGTCGGAATCCGTGCACCGTACCTGAGAGTCGGTGGCAACAAACAGTTCCAGATGATGGAACACCAGTTCTTCGTTTACGACGCTTCCATTACTGCCTCCTTGGGCCGAGTTCCTATCTGGCCATACACACTGTTCTTCAGGATGCCACACAAGTGTAACGGTAACGCCCAGAACTGTCCTAGCCGAAGCCATCCGGTATGGGAAATGGTCATGAACGAGCTAGACAGACGTGACGACCCAACTTTCGACGAGTCTCTGCCAG GTTGTCACATGGTCGATTCCTGTTCGAACATCCAAACTGGTGAACAGTTCGGACGCTTACTCAGACACAACTTCAATCGTCATTTCTCTACCAACCGTGCCCCGTTGGGATTACACTTCCACGCTTCATGGCTTAAGAGCAAACGAGAATTTAAAGATGAACTGATCAAGTTCATCGAAGAAATGTTGAAGAGAAACGACGTGTATTTCGTTAACATGTTGCAA GTTATTCAATGGATGCAAACCCCAACTGAATTGGACAATATGAGAGATTTCACTGAATGGAAAGACGAAAACAGCAAATGCGATGTCAAAGGACAGCCCTTCTGCTCGCTATCAAATCCTTGTCCATTGACCACCAGAGAACTCCCAGGAGAGACGATCAGACTGTTCACCTGCATGGAATGCCCCAATTATTACCCATGGATTTTAGATCCTACTGGTGACGGATTTTCAACGAGGAGAAAGCGGAACATTCACttgaactttaaaaacaaaaatcactaCGCCTAG
- the LOC132934102 gene encoding chitin deacetylase 1 isoform X1 — MTGKAALAVALLMCLSQAIDNCNGFMTPREKRQADEGDEQSVDELCKNRPADEYFRLSTEGDCRDVVRCDQAGENGITRLAGVRCPQGLAFDIDRQTCDWKTRVKNCDKLDKPRKALPNLKTDEPVCPKDQLQCGNGECINKDLFCNDRPDCKDESDENACSVETDPNRAPDCDPNQCVLPDCFCSADGTRIPGGLEPSQVPQLITITFNGAVNVDNMDLYEEIFNNSLPNRMNPNGCSIKGTFFVSHKYSNYAFIQELHRKGHEIAVFSLTHKDDPKYWTGGSYDDWLAEMAGARLITERFANISDGSIVGIRAPYLRVGGNKQFQMMEHQFFVYDASITASLGRVPIWPYTLFFRMPHKCNGNAQNCPSRSHPVWEMVMNELDRRDDPTFDESLPGCHMVDSCSNIQTGEQFGRLLRHNFNRHFSTNRAPLGLHFHASWLKSKREFKDELIKFIEEMLKRNDVYFVNMLQVIQWMQTPTELDNMRDFTEWKDENSKCDVKGQPFCSLSNPCPLTTRELPGETIRLFTCMECPNYYPWILDPTGDGFSTRRKRNIHLNFKNKNHYA; from the exons ATGACGGGAAAAGCTGCTCTGGCCGTCGCGCTCCTGATGTGCCTGTCGCAGGCCATTGACaact GCAATGGGTTTATGACACCAAGAGAGAAACGTCAAGCTGACGAAGGTGACGAACAATCAGTAGATGAACTGTGTAAAAACCGACCAGCTGATGAGTACTTTCGTTTGTCCACCGAAGGTGACTGTAGAGACGTCGTAAG GTGCGACCAAGCAGGCGAGAACGGCATTACCCGTCTCGCGGGCGTCCGATGCCCTCAAGGATTAGCTTTTGACATTGATCGTCAGACTTGCGATTGGAAAACTCGTGTGAAAAATTGTGACAAATTAGATA AACCCAGAAAAGCTTTACCTAATTTGAAAACAGACGAACCAGTGTGTCCAAAGGACCAACTACAATGTGGTAACGGTGAATGTATAAACAAAGATCTTTTCTGTAATGACAGACCCGACTGCAAGGACGAGTCTGATGAAAACGCTTGCA GCGTGGAAACTGACCCGAACCGTGCGCCAGATTGTGATCCGAACCAATGTGTGTTGCCTGATTGCTTCTGCTCGGCCGACGGTACCAGAATACCCGGTGGATTGGAACCTAGTcag gtacctcagtTGATCACTATTACATTCAACGGTGCCGTGAATGTTGACAACATGGATTTGTACGAAGAGATTTTCAATAACTCTTTGCCAAACCGAATGAACCCCAACGGTTGTTCCATCAAAGGAACGTTCTTCGTGTCGCACAAATACAGCAATTATGCATTCATACAAGAATTGCACCGCAAAGGACACGAGATCGCCGTATTCTCATTGACACACAAAGATGATCCGAAATACTGGACCGGTGGATCTTACGACGATTGGTTAGCCGAGATGGCCGGAGCCAGACTCATTACAGAAAG ATTCGCAAACATCTCTGACGGTTCGATCGTCGGAATCCGTGCACCGTACCTGAGAGTCGGTGGCAACAAACAGTTCCAGATGATGGAACACCAGTTCTTCGTTTACGACGCTTCCATTACTGCCTCCTTGGGCCGAGTTCCTATCTGGCCATACACACTGTTCTTCAGGATGCCACACAAGTGTAACGGTAACGCCCAGAACTGTCCTAGCCGAAGCCATCCGGTATGGGAAATGGTCATGAACGAGCTAGACAGACGTGACGACCCAACTTTCGACGAGTCTCTGCCAG GTTGTCACATGGTCGATTCCTGTTCGAACATCCAAACTGGTGAACAGTTCGGACGCTTACTCAGACACAACTTCAATCGTCATTTCTCTACCAACCGTGCCCCGTTGGGATTACACTTCCACGCTTCATGGCTTAAGAGCAAACGAGAATTTAAAGATGAACTGATCAAGTTCATCGAAGAAATGTTGAAGAGAAACGACGTGTATTTCGTTAACATGTTGCAA GTTATTCAATGGATGCAAACCCCAACTGAATTGGACAATATGAGAGATTTCACTGAATGGAAAGACGAAAACAGCAAATGCGATGTCAAAGGACAGCCCTTCTGCTCGCTATCAAATCCTTGTCCATTGACCACCAGAGAACTCCCAGGAGAGACGATCAGACTGTTCACCTGCATGGAATGCCCCAATTATTACCCATGGATTTTAGATCCTACTGGTGACGGATTTTCAACGAGGAGAAAGCGGAACATTCACttgaactttaaaaacaaaaatcactaCGCCTAG